A stretch of Geitlerinema sp. PCC 9228 DNA encodes these proteins:
- a CDS encoding Fe2+-dependent dioxygenase, whose translation MLVIDDVLTPDEVKTIVARLEAAKFIDGKLTAGWHAKQVKNNQQLSEKETSVTEIRDIVLQALQRNNLFQSAVRPRKIHPILFSRYETGMSYGMHTDNALIGKENKTRSDLSITLFLSDPSSYEGGELIIDTEWGEKYVKLNAGSMVVYPSSRFHRVGTVTSGIRFAGVTWIQSWIRDAEERQILFELETVRQALYKKYGNTKEFDILCKTHSNLLRKWIES comes from the coding sequence ATGCTTGTCATTGACGATGTTTTGACACCGGATGAAGTGAAAACAATTGTTGCTCGTTTAGAAGCAGCAAAGTTTATAGATGGAAAATTAACCGCCGGATGGCATGCCAAACAGGTTAAAAATAACCAGCAGCTTTCCGAAAAAGAAACTTCTGTCACAGAGATTCGAGATATTGTATTGCAAGCATTGCAACGGAACAATTTATTTCAAAGTGCCGTTCGACCTCGAAAAATTCATCCTATTCTATTTAGCCGCTACGAAACTGGTATGTCTTACGGCATGCATACCGACAATGCTTTAATCGGAAAAGAGAATAAAACCCGTTCGGATTTATCAATAACCTTATTTTTAAGCGATCCATCTAGCTACGAGGGAGGTGAGTTGATTATCGATACGGAGTGGGGAGAAAAGTATGTTAAGTTAAATGCTGGCTCTATGGTTGTTTATCCTTCTTCTAGATTTCACCGCGTAGGTACAGTAACCTCGGGAATCCGTTTTGCTGGCGTAACGTGGATACAAAGTTGGATTCGCGATGCAGAAGAACGACAAATTCTCTTTGAATTAGAAACCGTACGACAGGCCCTTTATAAAAAATACGGCAACACAAAAGAATTTGATATCTTGTGTAAGACCCATTCAAACTTATTACGTAAGTGGATCGAGTCCTGA
- a CDS encoding alpha/beta fold hydrolase has translation MTSTSTSNWIQIPRPNPTARWRLFCFPYAGGSARVFYSWLEKLDTDIELCPVELPGHGRRLAESPYTRLFPLVEAIASEIAPFLDRAYAFFGHSMGALLAFELTRHLREQEMTLPDHLFLSGRRPPQFPDDDPPTANLSDAELIEKLRWLRGTPPEILENDELRELLFPVLRADFAVCETYEPTWRDPLPCPITAFGGRRDPATRQGELRQWRHHTSAEFSKKVFGGNHFFLHSARDRLLPAIAQQLKSKDNSKPNNKKRWFDLR, from the coding sequence ATGACTTCTACTTCCACAAGCAACTGGATTCAAATTCCTAGACCCAATCCCACCGCTCGCTGGCGTTTGTTCTGTTTCCCCTATGCTGGTGGTTCGGCGCGGGTCTTTTATTCCTGGTTGGAGAAACTAGATACCGATATCGAACTCTGCCCGGTGGAACTGCCCGGTCACGGTCGGCGTTTGGCAGAATCTCCCTATACGCGGCTGTTTCCTTTGGTAGAAGCGATCGCAAGTGAAATCGCTCCCTTTCTCGATCGTGCTTATGCCTTCTTTGGTCACAGTATGGGGGCTTTACTGGCATTTGAACTAACGCGACATTTGCGCGAGCAAGAAATGACACTACCCGACCATCTGTTTCTTTCCGGGCGTCGCCCTCCTCAATTTCCCGACGACGACCCCCCAACCGCCAATCTCTCGGATGCAGAATTAATCGAGAAACTGCGCTGGCTGCGAGGAACGCCTCCAGAAATTTTAGAAAATGACGAGCTACGAGAGCTGCTGTTTCCCGTTCTTCGAGCTGATTTTGCCGTTTGCGAAACCTACGAACCTACCTGGCGAGACCCCCTACCCTGCCCCATCACGGCATTTGGCGGTCGGCGGGATCCAGCCACGCGCCAAGGCGAACTTCGCCAATGGCGGCATCACACCAGTGCCGAGTTTTCCAAAAAAGTATTTGGTGGCAATCACTTTTTCTTGCATTCTGCCCGCGATCGCTTATTACCGGCGATCGCCCAACAATTAAAAAGCAAGGATAATTCAAAACCAAACAACAAAAAAAGATGGTTCGATCTTCGGTGA
- a CDS encoding ABC transporter ATP-binding protein — MDRNAPTYRLTAQNLSLGYEKNPIVVDLSLAVPAQAISVLVGPNGCGKSTLLRGLARLLKPTHGVVYLDGNDIRQLPTKGVAKRLGILPQNPSTPAGLTVKELVAQGRYPYQNWLQQWSREDETMVEQAMQTARIQEFAHRPIETLSGGQQQRAWVATVLAQDTDILLLDEPTTYLDIARQIELLDLLRQLNQEQKRTIVMVLHDLNQACRYADFLMAVKDGQLRACGSPQEVMTESIVREVFDLECRIVPDPVTDTPMCVPVSPCPTGDRTK; from the coding sequence ATGGATCGGAACGCTCCTACTTACCGACTGACTGCCCAAAATCTGAGTCTGGGTTACGAAAAAAATCCTATTGTGGTAGATTTAAGCCTGGCGGTGCCAGCCCAAGCCATTTCCGTGTTGGTTGGTCCTAATGGTTGCGGCAAATCTACTTTGTTGCGGGGATTGGCTCGCTTGCTCAAACCAACGCACGGGGTGGTTTATTTGGATGGCAACGATATTCGCCAACTGCCCACCAAAGGCGTTGCCAAACGGCTGGGCATTCTCCCGCAAAATCCCAGTACGCCGGCAGGGCTGACGGTCAAAGAGTTGGTGGCCCAAGGACGCTATCCCTATCAAAATTGGCTGCAGCAGTGGTCCCGCGAAGACGAAACCATGGTGGAACAAGCCATGCAAACCGCTCGCATTCAAGAGTTTGCTCACCGCCCCATCGAAACCCTGTCGGGAGGGCAGCAACAACGAGCTTGGGTGGCTACGGTTTTGGCGCAGGATACGGATATTTTGTTGTTGGACGAACCAACGACGTACTTGGATATTGCCCGCCAAATTGAATTGTTGGATTTGTTGCGCCAGCTCAATCAAGAGCAAAAACGCACGATTGTCATGGTTTTGCACGACCTCAATCAGGCTTGTCGCTATGCAGATTTTTTGATGGCGGTGAAAGACGGTCAATTGCGTGCCTGTGGCAGCCCGCAGGAGGTGATGACCGAGTCCATTGTACGGGAAGTGTTTGACTTGGAATGCCGCATTGTTCCCGATCCGGTGACAGATACACCCATGTGCGTGCCTGTCAGCCCTTGCCCGACCGGCGATCGCACGAAGTGA
- a CDS encoding iron ABC transporter permease, with protein MSKIDGLPLKIDKQSKSGELVIRCPPLPFSFRWDRRVPVVLLVLAVITLVAIAIAIGYGEYAISPINVIKILLGISTGDRDAAFVVTTLRLPRTLVAFFVGASLGIAGTIVQGIARNPLAAPGIIGINGGASLAAVICLVWWPQAPVSALPIAAFLGGIAIAFLIYILAWRGGTSSARFILVGIGFSFIATAATDLTIVFGEIDNVSQALIWLAGSVYGRSWDQVWALLPWLVGCGAVGFAMARELNILALGEDVARGLGSPVEWRRGTLLFCGVALAAASVATAGSIQFVGLMAPHLSRKLVGSAHEGLMPTAAMVGGTIVVLADVTGRLLFSPIELPCGIVTAIIGAPYLLFLLLRKNF; from the coding sequence ATGTCCAAAATCGATGGGTTGCCATTGAAAATTGACAAACAATCGAAATCCGGTGAGTTGGTGATTCGCTGCCCGCCCTTGCCGTTTTCTTTTCGCTGGGACCGGCGGGTACCGGTGGTTTTGTTGGTACTGGCGGTCATTACCTTGGTGGCGATAGCGATCGCTATTGGCTATGGAGAATATGCCATTTCGCCGATTAATGTCATCAAAATTCTTTTGGGAATCTCCACCGGCGATCGCGACGCTGCCTTTGTGGTGACAACCTTACGTTTGCCGCGTACCTTGGTAGCTTTTTTCGTGGGTGCCTCCCTAGGCATTGCTGGTACCATCGTGCAAGGCATAGCGCGCAACCCGCTAGCTGCCCCCGGTATTATTGGTATCAACGGCGGTGCTTCCCTCGCTGCTGTTATCTGTTTGGTATGGTGGCCGCAAGCGCCGGTTTCTGCCTTACCGATAGCTGCCTTTTTGGGAGGCATCGCGATCGCTTTTCTGATTTATATCTTGGCATGGCGTGGCGGCACCTCCAGCGCCCGGTTTATCCTGGTGGGTATTGGCTTCAGTTTTATTGCCACCGCCGCCACCGACCTCACCATTGTCTTCGGCGAAATAGACAATGTTTCCCAAGCCCTGATTTGGCTGGCCGGTAGCGTGTACGGACGCAGTTGGGACCAAGTTTGGGCATTGCTGCCTTGGTTGGTGGGATGCGGGGCAGTGGGGTTTGCTATGGCCCGGGAGTTGAACATTTTGGCTTTGGGAGAGGATGTGGCCCGAGGATTGGGAAGTCCGGTAGAATGGCGGCGGGGAACCTTGTTGTTTTGCGGCGTAGCCTTGGCAGCAGCATCCGTAGCCACAGCCGGTTCGATTCAGTTTGTGGGGTTAATGGCACCGCATTTATCGCGCAAGCTGGTGGGTTCTGCCCACGAGGGATTGATGCCTACTGCTGCCATGGTAGGTGGTACCATTGTGGTTCTTGCCGATGTCACGGGTCGGCTGCTGTTTTCTCCCATTGAACTGCCTTGTGGTATTGTGACTGCCATTATCGGTGCCCCTTACTTGCTGTTTCTCTTACTTCGCAAGAACTTCTAA
- a CDS encoding iron ABC transporter permease, with product MVLPVELLVLLGIFLISLLLGAKEIPISTVYEAFFAYDGSEAHLIVTTVRLPRSLVAMLVGSSLAVAGAIMQSITRNPLASPVILGVNAGAALAVVLSASVWGFSSLSTYIWLALLGAAVTAIAVYTFSSFGQGGATYFNITIAGAAMAALMSSLTTAVLVLNQRTLDEIRFWLVGSTAGRDFDLIVQVLPYLSVGLVLALALRRQLTTLSLGTEIAQGLGQKTVWIQMAAATSVVLLAGGSVAIAGPIGFIGLIVPHLTRFLVGWDYRKIVPHAALLGAILLLLSDIVARVAVRPQELPVGLVTPLVGAPFFIYLVRAKLR from the coding sequence ATGGTTTTGCCAGTGGAATTGCTGGTTCTGTTGGGGATATTCCTCATCAGTTTGCTGTTGGGAGCGAAGGAAATCCCCATTTCAACCGTTTACGAGGCTTTTTTTGCCTATGACGGTTCCGAAGCCCATTTAATTGTAACTACGGTGCGGTTGCCGCGATCGCTGGTGGCGATGCTGGTGGGCAGTTCCCTGGCTGTAGCCGGTGCCATCATGCAAAGCATCACCCGCAACCCCCTAGCTTCTCCCGTCATTTTGGGGGTGAATGCCGGTGCGGCTTTGGCAGTGGTTTTATCAGCGTCGGTATGGGGATTTTCTTCCCTAAGTACGTATATTTGGCTGGCGTTGTTAGGTGCTGCCGTTACAGCGATCGCGGTTTATACCTTCAGTTCTTTTGGGCAGGGGGGAGCTACTTATTTTAATATAACCATTGCCGGGGCTGCCATGGCGGCACTTATGAGTTCTCTAACCACCGCTGTCCTGGTTCTCAACCAACGCACCTTGGATGAAATTCGTTTTTGGTTGGTGGGGTCCACCGCTGGTAGGGATTTTGACTTAATCGTGCAAGTGCTTCCCTATCTGAGTGTGGGACTGGTGTTGGCTTTGGCTTTGCGGCGGCAGTTAACTACCCTGAGTTTGGGTACAGAAATTGCCCAAGGACTGGGACAAAAAACAGTTTGGATCCAAATGGCAGCGGCAACGAGCGTGGTTTTGTTGGCTGGCGGTAGCGTTGCGATCGCTGGTCCCATTGGTTTTATTGGTCTCATCGTACCGCACCTCACTCGTTTTCTGGTGGGATGGGATTACCGTAAGATTGTGCCCCACGCTGCTTTGCTGGGGGCGATTTTGCTGTTGCTTTCCGATATTGTGGCCCGCGTGGCTGTTCGACCGCAAGAATTGCCCGTCGGGTTGGTCACGCCTCTGGTGGGAGCGCCTTTTTTCATTTATTTGGTACGCGCCAAATTAAGGTAA
- a CDS encoding biopolymer transporter ExbD — protein MRLNEEPDRPAGINIVPAIDIIFSILAFFVISTLFLTRSEGLPVNLPEASTGESQSSSEIYITIAADGTLSVNKTSVEMEQLLPTVRKEIESGTKKLAIVNADEQVAHGRVVRVMDRLRRVDGLQLAIATESESEE, from the coding sequence ATGCGTCTCAATGAGGAACCCGATCGCCCTGCTGGAATTAATATTGTGCCAGCTATTGATATTATTTTCTCGATTTTGGCGTTTTTCGTGATTTCTACCTTGTTCTTAACTCGGTCGGAAGGATTGCCGGTGAACTTACCGGAGGCTTCTACTGGCGAGTCGCAAAGTTCCAGCGAAATTTACATTACCATTGCTGCCGATGGTACCCTTTCTGTAAACAAAACGTCTGTGGAGATGGAGCAACTTTTGCCCACCGTGCGTAAGGAAATTGAATCTGGTACAAAAAAGTTGGCCATTGTGAATGCTGACGAACAAGTGGCTCACGGTCGGGTGGTGCGGGTGATGGATCGTTTGCGGCGCGTGGATGGCTTGCAACTCGCGATCGCGACAGAATCGGAATCGGAAGAATAA
- a CDS encoding MotA/TolQ/ExbB proton channel family protein encodes MSFSNFFTSGGIIAWPLLGFSIVSVTLIIERLIFWSRIQRRQKRLIRDVLRVYPEEPHLAIQRLKQNLNLPLARIFLEALELDHPNPEEFRLALESASQAEIPLLKRFNTVFDTIISVSPLLGLLGTILGLIQAFSSLQIGEVGGENTTAVTGGISEALVSTVMGLVVAIVTLLFANLFRGFYTRQLAMIQEYGGQLELLYRRQSNQNGHSEPNYQKENTEYASQ; translated from the coding sequence ATGTCGTTTAGCAACTTTTTTACTTCTGGAGGAATCATTGCCTGGCCGTTGCTGGGATTTTCCATTGTCTCGGTAACGCTGATTATCGAACGCTTAATCTTTTGGAGTCGCATCCAAAGGCGTCAAAAGCGCCTGATTCGGGATGTTTTGCGCGTTTACCCAGAAGAACCCCATTTGGCGATTCAGCGTCTCAAACAAAACCTCAATCTGCCTCTAGCGCGGATTTTTCTAGAAGCTTTGGAACTCGACCACCCCAATCCCGAGGAATTTCGTTTGGCGCTCGAAAGTGCTTCCCAAGCAGAAATTCCCCTCCTCAAACGCTTCAACACGGTTTTTGATACCATTATCAGCGTTTCGCCATTGCTGGGTCTGTTGGGAACGATTTTGGGTTTGATTCAAGCCTTTAGTTCCTTACAAATTGGTGAAGTGGGAGGCGAAAACACCACTGCTGTCACTGGCGGTATCAGCGAAGCCTTGGTATCCACGGTGATGGGATTGGTGGTGGCGATTGTTACGCTGCTGTTTGCCAACTTGTTCCGTGGTTTTTATACACGTCAGTTGGCTATGATTCAAGAGTACGGCGGACAGCTAGAACTGCTCTATCGCCGTCAAAGCAATCAGAACGGTCACAGCGAACCAAACTATCAGAAGGAGAACACCGAATATGCGTCTCAATGA
- a CDS encoding energy transducer TonB, with product MQRSHHIIQHREQTFRSSRTVAFYGCLSSVLLHGFVLFGEFQLADPKPEKPKPEKSPAPIVLKSPPPQSPPQPEEKSQAETATPSESTQTAVSPPPQPQPQPRTREPQRDRYSQPTPEPRRREPERRPQRDRTPQTPEPAPRATPEPTPVPTPSPKPEPTPTPEAKPEPKPTPTPTPKPTPTPTQLENILESTPSPSETASNQETETSPSSTSTETNSPSNTNNTSPQGNRQASQPAETTQRGASTPSETSQQNANTNAARQQPQPTPQPTPQPAARQTPTGPLPAHRGNLRGCGSKPETDFDTSTSTLVQIRVSPGGSVTSASVAASSGDSELDRLALQWVRTCRFTSSPSGREGEITVVWQN from the coding sequence ATGCAACGCTCCCATCACATCATCCAACACAGAGAACAGACCTTCCGTTCCTCAAGAACTGTGGCGTTTTACGGATGCCTCAGTTCTGTCTTGCTGCATGGTTTTGTCTTATTTGGGGAATTTCAACTTGCCGACCCCAAACCGGAAAAACCCAAACCGGAAAAATCTCCCGCGCCTATCGTTCTGAAATCGCCACCACCGCAATCGCCACCCCAACCGGAAGAAAAATCGCAAGCAGAAACTGCAACGCCATCAGAAAGCACGCAGACAGCCGTATCGCCACCACCACAACCCCAACCCCAACCGAGAACTAGAGAACCGCAACGCGATCGCTATTCCCAGCCTACACCAGAACCGCGCCGCCGAGAACCAGAAAGAAGACCGCAACGCGATCGCACGCCCCAAACGCCCGAACCCGCTCCCAGAGCGACTCCTGAACCTACTCCTGTTCCCACACCTTCTCCAAAACCAGAACCCACGCCAACGCCAGAAGCCAAACCAGAACCAAAACCCACGCCAACACCAACACCAAAACCCACGCCAACCCCAACTCAATTAGAGAATATTCTCGAATCTACGCCTTCTCCTTCCGAAACAGCATCGAACCAGGAAACAGAAACATCACCATCCAGTACTTCTACTGAGACCAATTCTCCTAGCAATACCAACAACACCTCACCGCAAGGAAATCGGCAAGCCAGCCAACCCGCCGAAACCACGCAAAGAGGTGCTTCGACTCCCTCGGAAACCTCCCAACAAAATGCCAATACCAACGCTGCCAGACAGCAACCACAACCCACCCCGCAACCAACCCCGCAGCCAGCTGCCAGGCAAACCCCAACCGGTCCTTTACCAGCGCATCGAGGCAACCTCAGAGGGTGCGGTTCCAAACCAGAGACTGACTTCGATACCAGTACCTCGACGTTAGTTCAGATTCGCGTGAGTCCAGGCGGTAGCGTTACCTCCGCAAGCGTCGCTGCCTCTAGTGGCGATTCCGAGTTGGATCGATTGGCCCTTCAATGGGTGCGAACTTGTCGCTTTACCAGCTCTCCCAGCGGCAGAGAAGGTGAAATTACGGTTGTCTGGCAAAATTAG
- a CDS encoding DUF429 domain-containing protein, translating to MRFLGIDFGWRSGDSGLCGLELNTDGTLEMVASECLTSVSDILQWVDELAPAETAAMVAVDAPTIIPNTTGMRVPDRLTHKYFGRYHAGCYPANLQRPFAERTVGLGTSLLERGFRHAPEITAQQPGRFQIEVFPHTAIVRWFRLPRILKYKKGRFRDRISELSKLYDFINTELTSRQPALPLLETHIPHPQTATRMKDLKAIEDRLDALICAYLGVSWWYWGESNHQVLGNKEQGYIIVPAECN from the coding sequence ATGCGATTTTTGGGAATTGACTTTGGTTGGCGTTCCGGGGATAGTGGCTTGTGCGGTTTGGAATTGAATACCGATGGTACTCTGGAGATGGTAGCCTCGGAGTGTTTGACATCGGTAAGCGATATTCTGCAGTGGGTGGATGAGCTGGCACCAGCAGAAACCGCAGCTATGGTAGCGGTGGATGCACCCACGATTATTCCCAATACCACGGGGATGCGAGTTCCCGATCGCTTGACCCATAAATACTTTGGACGCTACCATGCTGGATGCTATCCTGCAAACTTGCAGCGTCCTTTTGCCGAACGTACGGTGGGATTGGGAACAAGTCTGCTAGAGCGGGGATTTCGCCACGCACCGGAAATTACAGCACAACAGCCGGGACGTTTTCAGATCGAAGTGTTTCCCCATACAGCAATTGTGCGTTGGTTTCGCCTGCCTCGCATTCTCAAATACAAAAAAGGACGGTTTCGCGATCGCATTTCCGAACTAAGCAAATTATACGATTTTATCAATACAGAACTCACCAGCCGCCAACCCGCTTTACCGCTTCTAGAAACACACATTCCCCACCCGCAAACCGCTACCCGCATGAAAGACCTCAAAGCGATCGAAGATCGTCTGGATGCGCTCATTTGTGCTTATTTGGGCGTATCTTGGTGGTATTGGGGAGAAAGTAACCATCAAGTTTTGGGAAATAAAGAGCAGGGATATATTATTGTCCCTGCAGAATGCAACTAA
- a CDS encoding choice-of-anchor L domain-containing protein, translating to MQRKHTFSLGTVAVVSSLAMAGGSATAVTITPNNSGTDLTNNILGPGINVNSVTYKGADGASGTFTNGKSSIGIDSGILLTSGQAKDAEGPNGNGDVDEVSGGFDENDELKRGASTENFFSGDSDLDTLIPQNSATQDATSLEIEFESAGGDVFFNYAFASEEYIDFEGTQFNDVFGFFLDGTNIAKIPGPSTPVSINTVNSVNNSSQFNQNIDPANFNLEYDGFTDVFQAQALDLEPGSHTIKLAIADTSDRILDSGVFLQANTFSDQPTEPPEDVPESSSLVGLLAVSLLGAGIGLTRKKA from the coding sequence ATGCAACGCAAGCATACTTTCTCATTAGGGACAGTAGCTGTTGTTTCTAGTCTGGCAATGGCTGGTGGTTCTGCCACAGCGGTTACCATCACACCGAATAACAGTGGTACAGACTTAACTAATAATATCCTAGGTCCTGGTATTAATGTCAATTCGGTTACCTATAAGGGAGCTGATGGTGCATCAGGAACTTTCACGAATGGAAAATCTTCAATTGGAATCGATTCGGGTATTCTCTTAACTTCGGGTCAAGCCAAGGATGCTGAAGGTCCTAACGGTAATGGAGACGTAGACGAAGTTTCCGGAGGATTTGATGAAAATGATGAGCTAAAGCGAGGAGCCTCCACAGAGAATTTCTTTAGCGGTGATTCCGATCTAGATACTCTCATTCCGCAAAACAGTGCAACACAGGATGCTACATCCTTAGAAATTGAATTTGAAAGTGCCGGTGGAGATGTATTTTTTAACTACGCCTTCGCTTCTGAGGAGTATATTGATTTTGAAGGTACTCAGTTTAACGATGTTTTTGGCTTTTTCTTAGACGGTACCAACATTGCCAAGATTCCCGGTCCTTCAACGCCTGTTTCTATTAACACGGTGAACAGCGTCAACAATAGTAGCCAGTTCAATCAAAATATCGACCCCGCTAACTTCAATCTCGAATACGATGGATTTACTGATGTTTTCCAAGCGCAAGCATTGGATCTAGAACCTGGCTCTCATACTATCAAGCTGGCGATCGCAGATACTAGCGATCGGATATTAGATTCTGGCGTTTTTCTACAAGCAAATACGTTTTCCGACCAACCCACAGAGCCTCCAGAAGACGTTCCAGAATCTTCCTCACTTGTTGGTCTGTTGGCGGTTAGCCTTTTAGGAGCAGGAATCGGACTAACGCGCAAAAAAGCGTAA
- a CDS encoding response regulator, which yields MARILLVESDRLLRQILTEVLQSENFDVLDTNSREEGLRLAIQWVPDVIVCDAMFPIQLGNFLDRLHEHPTTANIPIIVLATSSAIEPIYTLISSKTTYWVRPLNIPILLETIARLGSCSHSPHPPSEFQWHRLPNLTIQPEIAEQPTFSAIKLLRIASA from the coding sequence ATGGCTAGAATTCTTCTTGTGGAAAGCGATCGCCTGTTGCGGCAAATTTTAACAGAAGTACTGCAATCCGAGAATTTTGACGTTCTAGACACCAACAGCAGAGAAGAAGGATTGCGGTTAGCCATCCAATGGGTTCCCGATGTCATTGTCTGCGATGCCATGTTTCCCATTCAACTTGGAAATTTTCTCGATCGCTTGCACGAACATCCCACAACCGCTAATATCCCCATTATAGTCTTAGCCACATCCAGCGCCATCGAGCCAATCTATACTTTGATTTCCAGCAAAACCACCTATTGGGTTAGGCCTTTAAATATTCCCATTTTGCTAGAGACCATTGCCAGACTTGGCAGCTGCAGTCATTCCCCTCATCCCCCATCCGAGTTCCAATGGCATCGCTTACCCAACTTAACCATCCAACCGGAAATTGCCGAGCAGCCAACGTTTTCCGCAATCAAACTCCTTCGCATCGCCTCGGCATAA
- the argS gene encoding arginine--tRNA ligase: MPSTLETLQMRFQQALVAAFGEEYAECDPLLAPTNNPKFGDYQSNAAMSLAKPLQQKPRDIATAIVNALEISDISHPPEIAGPGFINIRLTPAYLIAQLQEIQASDRLGIEPADPQQRVVVDFSSPNIAKEMHVGHLRSTIIGDCIARILEFRGHDVLRLNHVGDWGTQFGMLIAYLREVCPEALTGASALDLGDLVSFYKQAKKRFDEDEGFQTKARQEVVKLQSGDEESVRGWKFLCEQSRQEFQVIYDLLDVRLTERGESFYNPLLPQVVADLDKIGLLETDQGAKCVFLEGFTNRSGDPQPLIVQKSDGGYNYATTDLAALRYRVEQDGADRIIYVTDAGQATHFAQVFQVARRAGWLPDNVEAVHVPFGLVQGEGGKKLKTRAGETVRLRDLLDEAISRAKKDLQTRLAAEQREETPEFIDGVAQVVGISAVKYADLSQNRTSNYVFSYDKMLALQGNTAPYMLYAYVRIQGISRKGGIDWETSQKLSQASDFQLQLDDELELGLAKHILQLGEVLRSVEAELMPNRLCQYLFELSQKFNQFYDRCPVLQAEEPQRTSRLMLCYLTARTLKLGLSLLGIPALERM, translated from the coding sequence ATGCCTTCTACTTTAGAAACTTTACAAATGCGTTTTCAGCAAGCTTTGGTAGCTGCATTTGGCGAGGAATATGCCGAATGCGATCCGTTGCTTGCCCCGACCAACAACCCCAAATTTGGCGATTACCAATCCAATGCGGCCATGTCTCTTGCCAAACCCCTGCAGCAGAAACCAAGAGACATTGCCACAGCCATTGTCAATGCATTGGAAATTAGCGATATCAGCCATCCCCCGGAAATTGCCGGTCCTGGATTTATTAACATTCGCCTAACCCCAGCATATCTCATCGCCCAACTGCAAGAAATTCAGGCAAGCGATCGCTTGGGGATAGAACCCGCCGATCCGCAGCAGCGAGTGGTGGTGGATTTTTCCAGCCCCAACATTGCCAAAGAAATGCACGTAGGGCATCTACGCTCTACCATTATCGGCGATTGCATTGCCCGCATTTTAGAATTTCGCGGTCACGACGTTCTCCGCCTCAACCACGTAGGGGATTGGGGAACCCAATTTGGCATGCTCATTGCTTACCTGCGTGAGGTTTGCCCGGAAGCACTGACTGGCGCTTCTGCCCTAGACTTGGGCGATTTGGTTTCTTTTTACAAACAAGCCAAAAAACGATTTGATGAAGATGAAGGTTTCCAAACCAAAGCCCGGCAGGAAGTGGTCAAATTGCAGTCGGGAGATGAGGAAAGCGTGCGTGGCTGGAAGTTTCTCTGCGAACAGTCGCGGCAAGAATTTCAAGTTATCTACGATTTGTTAGACGTACGCCTAACGGAACGGGGAGAATCCTTTTATAACCCCTTACTACCCCAAGTAGTAGCGGATTTAGATAAAATCGGCCTTTTGGAAACCGACCAAGGGGCGAAATGTGTATTTTTGGAAGGATTTACCAACCGCTCTGGCGACCCGCAACCGCTCATCGTACAGAAAAGCGACGGCGGCTACAACTATGCGACCACAGATTTAGCTGCCTTGCGCTATCGGGTAGAACAAGACGGTGCCGATCGCATTATTTACGTCACCGATGCCGGACAAGCTACGCACTTTGCTCAGGTATTTCAAGTAGCCAGACGTGCCGGTTGGCTGCCAGATAATGTAGAAGCGGTTCACGTTCCGTTTGGTTTGGTACAAGGGGAAGGTGGGAAAAAGCTGAAAACTCGGGCTGGGGAAACCGTTCGCCTACGGGATTTGCTGGATGAAGCTATTTCCCGGGCCAAAAAGGATCTACAAACACGCTTGGCGGCAGAACAGCGGGAAGAAACCCCCGAATTCATCGATGGCGTGGCGCAGGTAGTTGGCATTAGCGCCGTCAAATATGCGGACTTGAGTCAGAACCGCACCAGCAACTACGTTTTTAGTTACGACAAAATGCTGGCACTGCAAGGGAACACCGCGCCTTACATGCTGTATGCCTACGTACGCATTCAAGGCATCTCTCGCAAAGGCGGTATTGATTGGGAAACCAGTCAGAAACTATCCCAGGCATCGGACTTTCAATTGCAACTTGACGACGAGTTGGAACTGGGGCTTGCCAAACACATTCTGCAGTTGGGGGAGGTGTTGCGATCGGTGGAAGCGGAACTGATGCCCAACCGTTTGTGTCAGTATTTATTTGAGTTAAGCCAGAAATTCAATCAATTTTACGACCGCTGTCCGGTGTTGCAAGCGGAAGAACCCCAGCGAACGTCCCGTCTAATGCTTTGCTATCTAACAGCACGTACTCTTAAGTTAGGACTTTCGTTGTTGGGAATTCCGGCTTTGGAACGCATGTAG